Proteins co-encoded in one Acipenser ruthenus chromosome 3, fAciRut3.2 maternal haplotype, whole genome shotgun sequence genomic window:
- the LOC117394785 gene encoding putative Polycomb group protein ASXL3 isoform X1, translating to MKDKRKKKDRTWAEAARLALEKHPNTQMTAKQILEVIQKEGLKETSGTSPLACLNAMLHTNTRVGDGTFFKIPGKSGLYSLKKEGTPSLADGATESVCETDIEGIEMTESNNSISDENGVCPTKLPEELSSEHDTNPNAAAVQNKSVSSTQQHTKKALKQALRQQHKRRNGVSMMVNKAVPRVVLTPLKVSDEQPDSPSGFESKNGIGDGEGSEKELKQGQRSPTGKQISQHLKKLKKSGLGHLKWTKAEDIDIETPGSILVNTNLRALINKHTFASLPQHFQQYLLLLLPEVDRQMGSDGVLRLSNSALNNEFFAYAAQGWKQRLAEGEFTPEMQLRIRQDIEKEKKIEPWKEKFYETYYGEKSGMTEEESMILTSVQGCTEDGPSSAADSSCLPGTSSQSPAEKKEPENTEKLQECEESVDEAVCNMELASKVVTEQATEDILLSGFPDISAEESVVQEEIAVEVDSSICEYLEEQDEQEIGPAEYVSSCTPSETEETPTLQSDNLTECAVESSTQSTEEVNHKATVNESEIFTATPQLAPATVNQTVSPPVDSENYGSQMQPQTTEQQHASGELWTSKEPGTMDDLESTEGVESTEGLESTDDLESTEGLESTEGLESTEGLESTEGLETTGFESTEGLESTEGLESTKGLESTKGLESTEGLESTEGLDSTEELGTTEEHQTTKALQITEELPTLEEQQTTEEQQTNEMLTPTVNLQSANEPKIHIEMEDPSSDSEKDYTDLPLKSTNQLSSVDQSISRPEPSPEHPEAKIQADPQPEENMQQIQEEVPISASSEIPPEELQINPELRLSMLEKEDPLLSSTKQASKALEPPFSCKNTTIQSPEHQSSPPRLPSVSESPVQEKKAVPQLSVFPEPTVVIEVPEIGNPEAEQTASSHVAAKPCASSSAGQPSVYCGRYSKKLEFPETKQQHTAEKHDLKAALFTEALSSSILKLEDSKPTEPPPEITATASTMEAVPLPEIPKTENLRLQQNIKEHKQEPNNAFVSGKASPETSNNAKSLKQIKHHHSQEKSSSLLLSETTSKSKHHRSHQTNHQHRLEEPHSSKQVEPNKSPEIQRTDCRDPEISKRKTGEQHTGICKEKRARIEDKEPQSTAQSSAPPPEKEVPPKEELRVPPLKIQLSKVGLPFIIKTQPVSKPEPKVSSTSGPSTGRNTGARTLADIKARAQQARAQREAAAAAAVAAAARITSGDGGAPSEGIKTRTLAHIKEQTKAKLFAKHQARAHSHQAVKGAKLHSSKEDKCSSDSQAAVQSKSDGPTGVIIANPNRRPLEKGFALSSGSCPTFKTSENRIAKSGGNMSVPNAAPHSIPGPQPSCKLPQTGRTNTMPSVENNHANPNAVFNSAVPVSVHGFSISLDNPSVLMAVGRPNHQNSFFQVSPSKPGAKVTISGSTHRAVVPKYNDDSAAPVSAEVPAMPCPLNNASPNHPINGGLRYAGQTTPQVSCVSSALPTSKGSTFQDNTVSERNCPPRSSTPFLFERPSVPFPSDYHALSNADRREIQHYRQKAGMSKYITDRGHVNKSPIKNNPMPTTQNVVNETGTWGKCRQLPLTDSASNKAIPCKVIVDHSSGSHSSTPAANLVDARQNLPNKGVKTETVLRLQESIMSRSEPFRQKTEQNSIFNDASQTNSKKLQVTHNALHGSPVLRQNRQKGVRLSEQSAANLIYSSLLYKHVEKEVINDQSSEPKSWLKEKDDCMDTMIIHQHLSDVKEKKGKIISSTEGMITSPNCSHFSETIIKSEPSDMDTEDLKEAVNLHHGTHLLDERTVKTSVAATDIAEDCVSLNTENHRKGYLAVSSSCRLSSVEANNPLVTQLLQGNLPLEKVLPQPRSGARLEINRLPLPLQNTSVCKTAAAERNVTENVQSCLSPDGKGLAPGIEGPVHIRKRDIYPNKRVAKSAGELAYIKCEQGNQMTEAESKSASCTLSTHLNQLGPRQPFVQEWVKKSLMHGRITPSPEIKQQKRPLPACIFQKDSLGVDKNGSFPSEASDSQRLFYPLRADVRDTNPPTALLQANMKATSGCTTPNTLAFNRNQEQKGLGGVNISVATDQLRKGSVFSPNLQIKQADDIHSVSQAAQNTSLLHPPNGEVPSDQKQTDVAMETKKLSWLPSANICSNIKVEPISFNEGLGNNCEMTIKQTSYRQNEAKEHMQGFQLKSPEFPSYMAPTPRKSFAQLKTPQAPQSQQVYGKYSKVHFGNTNFNRTASVIEKSIGNFLGNSASTGSGLSNQSASVSGQIFADGSSVDELELKCSCRLKAMIVCKGCGAFCHDDCIGPSKLCVACLVVR from the exons TGGAACCTCTCCTTTGGCTTGCCTGAATGCCATGCTTCATACTAATACACGCGTCGGTGATGGAACATTCTTTAAAATCCCGGGAAAATCTGGACTTTATTCCCTGAAA AAGGAAGGAACACCAAGCCTTGCTGATGGGGCAACTGAGTCTGTGTGTGAAACTGACATAGAAGGTATTGAAATGACGGAGAGCAACAACAGCATTAGTGATGAAAATGGTG tttgcccTACAAAGCTACCTGAAGAACTGTCTTCCGAACACGATACAAACCCCAATGCAGCAGCTGTGCAGAACAAGTCAGTGTCTTCCACACAGCAACATACCAAAAAGGCTCTTAAACAG GCTTTGCGGCAACAGCACAAAAGAAGAAACGGCGTCTCGATGATGGTGAACAAGGCTGTGCCTCGAGTTGTATTAACGCCGCTAAAGGTCTCTGATGAGCAGCCAGATTCTCCATCAG gaTTCGAATCTAAAAATGGAATTGGTGATGGAGAAGGATCTGAGAAGGAATTAAAGCAAGGCCAGAGATCACCAACCGGCAAACAAATTAGCCAGCACCTAAAGAAGCTAAAGAAATCTGGTTTGG GGCACTTAAAATGGACCAAGGCTGAAGATATTGACATTGAGACTCCAGGCTCTATATTGGTGAATACCAACCTGCGGGCTTTGATCAACAAACACACATTCGCATCGTTACCTCAGCATTTTCAACAATACCTCCTCCTTTTACTGCCAGAGGTGGACAGGCAG ATGGGCAGTGATGGAGTTCTGCGTCTCAGTAACTCTGCACTGAATAATGAATTCTTTGCGTATGCTGCTCAAGGTTGGAAACAGAGGTTAGCAGAAG GGGAGTTTACACCAGAAATGCAGCTCCGAATAAGGCaggacattgaaaaagaaaagaagatagaaCCATGGAAGGAAAAATTCTATGAAACATATTATGGAGAAAA atCGGGTATGACAGAAGAGGAATCAATGATACTTACCTCAGTGCAGGGGTGTACAGAAGATGGGCCAAGTTCAGCTGCAGACTCTTCATGCTTGCCAGGAACGTCCAGCCAGTCTCCTGCAGAGAAGAAGGAGCCTGAAAACACTGAGAAGTTGCAAGAATGTGAAGAAAGTGTGGACGAGGCAGTGTGTAACATGGAACTAGCTTCAAAAGTAGTGACCGAACAGGCAACAGAAGATATACTGTTGTCAGGGTTCCCTGACATTTCTGCAGAGGAGTCTGTGGTGCAAGAAGAGATAGCTGTGGAAGTAGACTCAAGTATTTGTGAATATCTTGAGGAGCAAGATGAACAGGAAATTGGTCCAGCTGAATATGTCAGCAGCTGCACCCCTAGCGAAACAGAAGAAACACCAACGCTGCAGTCAGACAACCTCACAGAGTGTGCTGTTGAGTCCTCAACTCAATCCACAGAGGAAGTAAATCATAAAGCAACAGTTAATGAATCAGAAATATTTACAGCCACTCCACAGTTGGCTCCAGCTACAGTGAACCAAACTGTATCTCCTCCTGTAGATTCAGAAAATTATGGCAGTCAAATGCAGCCTCAGACTACTGAACAGCAACATGCCTCAGGTGAGCTGTGGACCTCAAAGGAGCCTGGAACCATGGATGATCTTGAGTCAACGGAGGGGGTTGAATCCACGGAGGGGCTTGAATCCACGGATGATCTTGAATCCACGGAGGGGCTTGAATCCACGGAGGGGCTTGAATCCACGGAGGGGCTTGAATCCACGGAGGGGCTTGAAACAACGGGGTTTGAATCCACGGAGGGGCTTGAATCCACGGAGGGGCTTGAATCCACAAAGGGGCTTGAATCCACAAAGGGGCTTGAATCCACGGAGGGGCTTGAATCCACGGAGGGGCTTGATTCCACGGAGGAGCTTGGAACCACGGAGGAGCATCAAACCACAAAGGCCCTACAAATCACGGAGGAGCTGCCGACCCTAGAGGAGCAGCAgacaactgaagagcagcagaCCAATGAGATGCTGACGCCCACGGTCAATCTTCAGTCTGCAAATGAGCCGAAAATCCACATAGAGATGGAAGATCCATCCAGTGATTCTGAAAAAGATTACACTGATTTGCCCCTGAAAAGTACAAACCAGCTTAGTTCTGTGGATCAGTCCATCTCTAGACCAGAGCCTTCCCCAGAGCATCCGGAAGCCAAAATCCAGGCAGACCCACAACCAGAAGAAAATATGCAACAAATTCAGGAAGAAGTCCCAATTTCTGCTTCTTCTGAAATACCACCTGAGGAACTGCAAATCAATCCAGAGCTTAGGCTCTCTATGCTAGAGAAAGAAGACCCTCTACTTTCTTCAACCAAACAAGCATCAAAAGCATTGGAACCCCCTTTTTCATGTAAAAACACGACAATCCAGTCCCCTGAACATCAGTCATCTCCGCCCAGGCTGCCCAGTGTGAGTGAAAGTCCAGTTCAAGAGAAAAAAGCTGTGCCACAATTATCAGTATTCCCAGAACCAACTGTCGTCATAGAGGTACCTGAAATTGGAAATCCTGAGGCTGAACAGACAGCATCTTCACATGTTGCTGCCAAACCCTGTGCCTCTTCCAGTGCTGGCCAACCTTCTGTATACTGTGGGCGTTATAGCAAGAAACTTGAATTCCCAGAGACTAAACAACAGCACACTGCTGAGAAACATGATTTGAAAGCAGCTCTGTTCACGGAAGCCCTCAGTAGTTCTATCCTGAAACTTGAAGACAGCAAACCAACTGAGCCCCCTCCAGAAATAACTGCAACTGCTTCAACAATGGAAGCAGTGCCTTTACCAGAGATACCCAAAACAGAAAACCTTCGGCTTCAGCAAAATATAAAAGAACACAAGCAGGAGCCTAATAATGCCTTTGTATCAGGCAAAGCATCGCCTGAGACATCTAATAATGCCAAAAGTCTTAAGCAGATCAAACATCACCATTCTCAAGAGAAGTCATCCTCCTTATTATTATCAGAAACTACTTCAAAAAGCAAACACCACAGGTCTCATCAAACAAACCACCAACATAGATTGGAAGAACCACATTCTTCAAAACAAGTGGAGCCCAACAAGTCTCCAGAGATACAGAGAACAGACTGCAGGGACCCAGAGATCTCCAAACGGAAGACAGGAGAGCAGCACACAGGGATATGTAAAGAAAAGAGGGCCAGAATTGAAGATAAAGAGCCCCAGAGTACTGCACAGTCCAGCGCCCCACCACCTGAAAAAGAAGTGCCACCAAAAGAGGAGCTAAGAGTCCCACCCCTCAAG atCCAACTCTCCAAAGTTGGTCTGCCTTTTATCATCAAGACGCAGCCAGTTTCCAAGCCTGAACCCAAGGTTTCGTCCACCTCTGGTCCAAGTACAGGAAGGAACACAGGAGCCAGGACTCTGGCAGACATCAAGGCCAGAGCACAGCAAGCCAGGGCTCAGAGGGAGGCTGCAGCTGCTGCCGCTGTGGCAGCAGCTGCACGGATAACATCTGGAGATGGTGGAGCTCCTTCTGAAGGGATTAAGACCAGAACACTTGCACATATCAAAGAGCAAACCAAGGCAAAACTGTTTGCCAAACATCAAGCCAGAGCTCATTCGCACCAGGCTGTTAAAGGGGCCAAGCTTCATAGTTCAAAGGAGGACAAGTGTTCCTCAGATTCACAGGCGGCTGTGCAATCTAAGAGTGATGGTCCAACTGGTGTTATTATTGCTAATCCCAATCGTAGGCCGCTCGAGAAAGGCTTTGCACTGAGTTCAGGGTCTTGTCCTACCTTTAAGACTTCAgaaaacagaattgcaaagtcTGGGGGCAATATGTCTGTGCCAAATGCTGCTCCACATAGTATCCCGGGACCACAGCCCTCCTGTAAATTGCCCCAGACTGGTAGGACTAACACTATGCCAAGTGTAGAGAATAACCATGCCAATCCAAATGCAGTTTTCAACTCAGCAGTGCCAGTCTCTGTCCATGGTTTTTCTATTTCTCTTGACAACCCTTCTGTTCTAATGGCTGTCGGTAGACCCAACCACCAGAATTCTTTTTTCCAAGTATCTCCGTCCAAACCCGGTGCCAAAGTCACTATTTCTGGCTCAACCCATAGAGCCGTTGTGCCAAAGTATAATGATGACAGTGCTGCACCAGTCTCGGCAGAGGTGCCAGCCATGCCATGTCCGTTGAACAATGCATCCCCAAATCACCCCATTAATGGAGGGTTAAGGTATGCGGGTCAGACAACCCCCCAAGTGTCTTGTGTCAGTTCTGCACTGCCTACCTCCAAAGGCAGTACATTCCAAGACAACACAGTATCCGAGAGAAACTGCCCCCCCAGAAGCAGCACtccatttttatttgaaagacCAAGTGTGCCCTTTCCGTCTGACTATCATGCATTAAGCAATGCTGACAGAAGGGAGATCCAACACTACAGACAAAAAGCTGGCATGTCAAAATATATTACAGACAGAGGCCATGTCAACAAGAGCCCAATTAAGAACAACCCAATGCCGACAACTCAGAATGTTGTGAATGAAACGGGAACATGGGGGAAGTGTAGACAGTTGCCACTGACAGACTCTGCCAGTAACAAAGCTATTCCATGTAAGGTTATAGTGGATCACAGCTCTGGATCACATTCAAGCACTCCAGCTGCAAACTTGGTTGATGCTCGACAAAACCTACCAAATAAAGGGGTGAAAACGGAAACTGTTCTGCGATTGCAAGAGTCAATAATGAGCAGGTCTGAACCTTTCCGccaaaaaacagaacagaattcAATTTTTAATGATGCCTCCCAAACGAACAGTAAGAAACTGCAGGTGACTCATAACGCTCTGCATGGCTCGCCTGTACTTCGGCAGAACAGACAAAAGGGAGTTAGACTTTCTGAGCAGAGTGCTGCCAATCTTATATACAGTTCCTTATTGTACAAACATGTTGAAAAAGAAGTAATCAATGATCAAAGCAGTGAACCTAAAAGCTGGCTGAAAGAGAAAGATGACTGCATGGACACAATGATAATACATCAACATTTAAGTGATGTCAAAGAGAAAAAAGGCAAAATTATTTCAAGCACTGAAGGAATGATCACCTCTCCAAATTGCTCACATTTTTCAGAAACCATCATCAAATCTGAACCCAGTGATATGGACACTGAGGACTTGAAAGAAGCGGTGAATTTGCATCATGGAACTCATTTACTAGATGAGAGGACAGTCAAGACCTCTGTAGCTGCCACTGATATAGCTGAGGACTGTGTGTCATTGAACACAGAAAACCATAGAAAAGGTTACCTTGCTGTAAGCTCTAGCTGTCGCCTGTCATCAGTGGAGGCCAATAACCCTCTAGTGACTCAGCTACTGCAAGGGAATTTGCCTCTGGAGAAAGTGCTGCCCCAGCCCCGGTCAGGGGCCAGACTGGAGATAAACAGACTGCCTCTGCCTTTGCAAAATACCTCAGTATGCAAAACAGCTGCAGCTGAGAGAAATGTCACGGAAAATGTTCAGAGCTGTCTCAGCCCAGATGGCAAAGGACTTGCTCCAGGAATAGAGGGGCCTGTCCACATCAGAAAGCGTGATATCTATCCCAACAAAAGGGTGGCCAAGTCTGCAGGGGAACTTGCTTACATTAAATGTGAGCAGGGCAATCAAATGACTGAGGCAGAGAGTAAAAGTGCTTCCTGCACACTCAGTACTCATTTAAATCAATTGGGCCCAAGGCAGCCGTTTGTACAGGAGTGGGTAAAAAAAAGTCTGATGCACGGCAGAATTACTCCCAGCCCAGAAATCAAACAGCAGAAGAGACCGCTTCCCGCATGCATCTTTCAGAAAGATTCATTGGGTGTTGATAAAAATGGCAGCTTTCCTTCTGAAGCCAGTGACTCTCAAAGGCTTTTTTATCCTCTCCGGGCTGATGTCAGAGACACCAACCCTCCAACAGCATTGCTGCAAGCCAACATGAAAGCCACATCTGGCTGCACAACTCCAAATACATTAGCATTCAACAGGAATCAGGAACAAAAAGGTCTAGGAGGAGTCAATATTTCTGTGGCAACAGATCAATTGAGAAAAGGAAGTGTTTTTTCACCCAATCTTCAAATTAAGCAGGCTGATGACATTCACAGTGTCTCACAGGCTGCCCAGAACACATCTTTATTGCATCCACCTAATGGAGAAGTCCCGTCTGATCAAAAGCAAACAGATGTTGCCATGGAGACCAAGAAACTTAGTTGGCTTCCTTCAGCAAACATCTGTAGCAATATAAAAGTGGAGCCGATTTCTTTTAACGAGGGGTTAGGAAACAACTGTGAAATGACTATTAAGCAGACATCCTATCGGCAGAATGAAGCAAAGGAACACATGCAGGGTTTTCAGCTCAAAAGCCCAGAGTTTCCTTCCTACATGGCCCCAACGCCACGCAAGTCTTTTGCCCAGTTAAAAACTCCACAAGCACCTCAGTCCCAGCAGGTGTATGGAAAGTACTCCAAAGTACATTTTGGTAACACTAATTTCAACAGAACTGCCTCTGTTATTGAGAAATCCATTGGAAACTTTCTGGGCAACAGTGCAAGCACTGGTAGTGGCTTGTCGAATCAGAGTGCCTCTGTTTCGGGTCAGATATTTGCTGATGGCAGCAGTGTCGATGAACTGGAGCTGAAATGCTCGTGCAGGCTTAAAGCCATGATTGTGTGCAAAGGCTGTGGAGCTTTCTGCCATGATGACTGCATAGGCCCATCAAAACTATGCGTTGCTTGTTTAGTAGTGCGGTAG